Within the Leptotrichia sp. oral taxon 498 genome, the region ATATTCCTGAAATAAGGGTTCTTGTGGAAACCAGCCAATCTGACGAAAAATTGTATTTTTTGAAAAGGATTTCTCCTGAAATTCCTGAAATTGACCACAAACTTGCAGCTAAACTTGCCAGTATCATTCCATGTATTTTTTTCTTGATTTTGTATCCATTTTTCGCCACCTTCTTTTTCTGAAATTTTAACTTGCAACAACTTTTTCTCCACGCTCAGAGAGTTTGAAAACTCCATTATCAACATAAATATATTTGCTTTTCTCAGCTTTGTCGATAACTTTTTTCAGAAAACTTTTACTCCAACGCAAATGATTTTCGATAGTTTCAACCCCGCATTCATCTTTTTCCTTTTTAGTATTGGCGTGATTCGATAAATGAATTAACAAAATTCTTAGCGAAAATGCCATTTTTTGAGATTTTTTCCGATTTATTGTAAAAATCAAACCTTTTTTTGGAGAAAAAATTAATGTTAAAAGAAAAATTACTCCTATTATTACTGCGATACTTCCAGCAATTGAAACGTCAAAGAATCTTGCCAAATGAAATCCAATAATACTTGCCACAGCTCCCAGAACGAGGCTTAATCCTATCATTACTTTTAGCTTATCTGTTAATAAATACGCTGTAATTGGAGGACCAATCATAAATGCAACTACCAATATTGAACCTACTGCCTCAAATGAGGATACTGCTGTCATTGACACAAGCGACATTAGAATGTAATGAATTAATAT harbors:
- a CDS encoding metal ABC transporter permease, translating into MGFSLEIQLIAIMVASACSILGTFLVLKSMAMVSDAITHTILLGIVVAFFAVHDLNSPLLIVGAGIVGVLTVYLVELLNSTRLVKEDSAIGVVFPLLFSIAVILISKYAGNVHLDVDSVLLGELAFAPFNRVQIFGFSVAKGLVTTFVIFLINLSFVVIFFKELKISVFDKALAITLGMKPILIHYILMSLVSMTAVSSFEAVGSILVVAFMIGPPITAYLLTDKLKVMIGLSLVLGAVASIIGFHLARFFDVSIAGSIAVIIGVIFLLTLIFSPKKGLIFTINRKKSQKMAFSLRILLIHLSNHANTKKEKDECGVETIENHLRWSKSFLKKVIDKAEKSKYIYVDNGVFKLSERGEKVVAS